The genomic stretch AGCAATTTATTTAACATCCCAAAATTCGGATGAAATACGCTTACCCACATTTTTGAAGTGACGACAATTGATATGACTGCGGGAATAAAAAATATAGCCCGAAACCATTTTTCAAGCTTTCCCGCATGTGTAACGAATATGGCGAACAATAAAGCGATTGGATGCTGGATAAGCAGCGTTGCTGCCAGCAGCAGCAGTGCGTTAAGCATCGAGCGCCAAAAAACAGCATCATGAAAAAGAATTTTTGTATAATTATCGAATCCAACAAAATCGTACGCGCCAATTCCTGTCCAGTTCGTCGTTCCATAATAACCACTCATGATAATCGGAAGGCAAACCATGAAGAGAAACAGCAAAAAGCCAGGTGCGACAAGCCAGAAAATGGTGATCCGATTGCTCATCAGTTTGTGCATGGTTCTCCCCGCTCTCTCTGTCGTAGAAGGCAGGGACAGCCGAATCCTCAAATCCGTTTCGCTGCCCCGCCGATACGATGTTTATCTGTTGTTATTTCAGTACAGCGACAGCTGCATCCATTTCCGTCAAGAACTGCTCTGGCGTAATTTGTTTGCCGAATAGCTTCTGGTGCGCTTCCATTACGATCGTCTTAAACTCGTCGGTACCGTTATCATGAACCGGTGTTCCACTGGAGGAAGTCATAGCGCTGAAAATGTCTACCAATTGCTTTTGCAGCGCGGTTTCGTTGCCTGTCAAAAACTGATCAAACTTCTGCGCTGGCGTGCCTGAGCCTGTTTCCCATACTTGCTTCGCCCAGTTCTCCGGTGCAAAGAAATATTTCAGGAAAGCTACGGCTGCTTCAGGATGCTTAGAGTTTTTGGATACAGAGTATCCGCCGCCATACCATGCCGCTACGTCTGTTGCTGCCCCTTTGTCCGATGCAGGATAAGAGATTGCGCCTACATTATTACGGAACTCTTCCGGGAAATTCTCATCGGTAGCAAGACCCGCTTCCCAGTTGCCCATTACGTACATCGCTGCTTGGCCTTGACCGAACAAGTTGCGGGACATCCCATAGTCTGCAGTCAGGAAGCCGTCTGCAAGTCCTTTGTTTTCTGCGAGTGCTGCAATATCCTGCGCTGCTGCGAGGAAATCAGCATCGCCTGAGAACTTGCCTTCGCCGCTCAGTACAGCATCCATTTTGTTAAAGTCGCCCGTGTGGCGCTGTGCCGCGTATTCAAACCAGATCGGGAGCGACCAGCCTTCCATTGCGTTAGTTGCAATCGGGTTAATGCCTTTAGCCCTTAGCTGCTTCGATACTTCGAGCAATTCGGTTGTCGTTGTGGGAACGGACAAACCATTGTCATCGAACAGCTTCTTGTTATAGTAGATGACCAAGAAATCGGTGCCGCGCGGCAAGCCGTAGAGCTTACCATCTTGGGAGAAGCCATCCTTCGCACCTGGCACAAAGTTGCTGCTCTCGAATTCGGACTCATTCAGCTCAAGCAGCATGTCGTTGTCAATAAGCGGCTTGATGAATGAAGTTTGACCCCAAGCTTGAATGATGTCTGGTACTGCATTTGTTGATGCGTAAACTTTAATTTTAGATTTATAAGGCTCATCTTGGAGCGCTTCTACTTCGATTTTCACATTCGGATTTTCTGCGATGTAGCTATCAATGATGGCTTGTTCAATTTTCCCGGCTCCATTGGAGCGATCTGCCAGCGCTGTAAAAAACTTAAGCGTCACCGGCTCAGCATTCTTATCTTCTTTGGCCGTCTCCGTCGCCTTTGCTTCATCGGCAGGACTTGGCACCGTACCCTTATTCCCACTGCTTCCGTTATTGCCATTATTGCTCGAGCATGCTGCAACCGTGAAAACCATCAGCATGGCCACGAGCGTAATCCACATCTTCTTCATCGCTACCCCACCTTTTTTTGTTTGACCAGGCGTTCCCTGTTCCTGCCCCCATTATAACTTGGAAACTACACGTCAAAATATGTACCAAAATTCAGAAGAGATGCCTCATTTTTTGGATCATATACAAAAATCCCCTTATTCAAATTATTTCTTGGTATACTGAAAGCACAAATTTGAATGGCTAAAGGTGAATCGGATGAGAACTCTTTTCCCTCCATTTCGACATATTACTTTACAGCGCAAACTGCTTACCTTAGTCATCCCCCTTCTTATTGCAACGATAGGAATTACCGGCTTGTATTCCTATTACATCGCCTCTGGCGAGGTTGTAGATAAGCTTCGTCAGTCGCAGCTCAATATGGCGATCAAGACAAAGGATCAGCTCGATTATTTTGCCAAGAGCACACTGAGCTTCTCCAACTATTTGTTTCTGAACCCGACCGTACAAGGGATGCTGATGAATGGGGATACGCCCCAGCGCCGCGATCAGGTGTACAAAAATCTGCTGCCGCTTATGGTTACCGGAGAGACCATCCAATCGCTAATTCTTTACCCTACCGCAAGCGACGAGACTTCCGGACAGCCCTTCGCGATTACGCAGACAGGTATTGCAAGCGCCATCGGCTTTAAGGCTTTTACAAAAACCCGTTACTATGATAGATTAGCCCAATCAGAAACAGGGGAAATCTGGGATATGCTCTATCCCTCGGATTATATATTGCCTGGCGATTATCATCACAAAATTGTTTTGATTAAGCCCTACAAAAACTATTACAACTATTCGCGCAGCGGTCTTCTCATTATTGGTATGGATGCAGATAAGCTGAGCAAATCTTTATACCACGGCAATCAGAATGCCCACCAGTTCATTATGAATGATGAGGGCATCGTGCTCGCAGCATCCGATCTGCAGTGGATTGGCAAGCCTATGATTCTGCTTCCGATGTTTAGTGAAACGGATACGGCTAATCTTCATCCTGAGAATGGCTTAGCTGTATTAAAAAACAATCGGCAATATATCGTTTCGGATACGGTATCGGACATTACCGGCTGGCACAGCGTCGTCATTCAGGATCGCAGCACACTAGTGCTAGAGCTTAAGCATATCGGATCAGCTACCTTCTCTATCATGGCTATCGTTACGATCATCACGATTATTTTATCTTGGGTCATCGCTCGTATTATTACGAATCCGATGAAAAAGCTCATGCTGTCCATGAGAGCGCTTCAAATGGGTG from Paenibacillus sp. FSL H8-0548 encodes the following:
- a CDS encoding extracellular solute-binding protein, with translation MKKMWITLVAMLMVFTVAACSSNNGNNGSSGNKGTVPSPADEAKATETAKEDKNAEPVTLKFFTALADRSNGAGKIEQAIIDSYIAENPNVKIEVEALQDEPYKSKIKVYASTNAVPDIIQAWGQTSFIKPLIDNDMLLELNESEFESSNFVPGAKDGFSQDGKLYGLPRGTDFLVIYYNKKLFDDNGLSVPTTTTELLEVSKQLRAKGINPIATNAMEGWSLPIWFEYAAQRHTGDFNKMDAVLSGEGKFSGDADFLAAAQDIAALAENKGLADGFLTADYGMSRNLFGQGQAAMYVMGNWEAGLATDENFPEEFRNNVGAISYPASDKGAATDVAAWYGGGYSVSKNSKHPEAAVAFLKYFFAPENWAKQVWETGSGTPAQKFDQFLTGNETALQKQLVDIFSAMTSSSGTPVHDNGTDEFKTIVMEAHQKLFGKQITPEQFLTEMDAAVAVLK
- a CDS encoding sensor histidine kinase, producing MRTLFPPFRHITLQRKLLTLVIPLLIATIGITGLYSYYIASGEVVDKLRQSQLNMAIKTKDQLDYFAKSTLSFSNYLFLNPTVQGMLMNGDTPQRRDQVYKNLLPLMVTGETIQSLILYPTASDETSGQPFAITQTGIASAIGFKAFTKTRYYDRLAQSETGEIWDMLYPSDYILPGDYHHKIVLIKPYKNYYNYSRSGLLIIGMDADKLSKSLYHGNQNAHQFIMNDEGIVLAASDLQWIGKPMILLPMFSETDTANLHPENGLAVLKNNRQYIVSDTVSDITGWHSVVIQDRSTLVLELKHIGSATFSIMAIVTIITIILSWVIARIITNPMKKLMLSMRALQMGDFTQRVHFSGNDEIGRLGHLYNTMVGRIKTLIDDVYASRLKQKEAELKALQSQINPHFLYNTLNMINWSAMQKGDHEISEMVVSLSQVFRLSLNSGNDLVELQHEIELVRNYLFLQKKRFTTRFDFEIDMEPSIQHFRMPKLLLQPLVENAIIHAIEPTGGNGHIHIRAYTENGCILLEVADNGLGMPEAKVQLLNLAPAQEPIKSLQINAAHSGMAISNIKERLALFYEQAEFHIESRESMGTRVQLKIKQGGNGNGA